A window of Bacillus sp. DX3.1 genomic DNA:
ATTGTGTACGCACCGCTACATACAGCTAACGTTACATACATATTAGATGACGGCATCTTCGCTAATTTCTGTCCCACTCTAAACATAAAGAAGAATGGGATAATAAGGAGTAATAAGCCAAGGTGAAATTTACTATTTATCTCATCAAAACTTTCCATAACTAATGGCGGGGCACCTTCTGCAATTAAAATATCTTTTATCCCAACGCCACCAACAGACATACCTGATACGAATGAGAACTCCATTACGCTTTTGTCACCTGTTGTACTTATCTTAGACAGTTCCTTCTGTAACTCCGGAATCTTTATTTCTACTGGTGCAAGATGAGTCATGCTCCATACGTTTGGCGTTAGCTGCAGTGCTATCAGCGCACGCTGAGAAGTTGTAGGCGCTAAATCATCTAACGGTTTTGCACCATCTGATAGTGCAACGAGTGTAGTCACACAAAAAATAACAGCTGTCAGCAAAAAGCCTTTCACCATCGCTGCCATTCCATAATATAGTGATGCACCATATGGTAATAACTCCTGAAACACATCTGCTATATTGTTTCGGCCTGTATGTGCAATCAATCCGAATAGACTAAATAGCGTTCCATACATAAAGCCACTTAATAAACTTTTAAAAGAAGAGTATCCAACCGTTACAGTTCCTATTTCTGGGATTGCAACTGATTTTGATGCAATAAAGCTAATTACAAATAAGAATAATCCATAAATAATACCGACCGTTGCTGCTGTTACGATTTGTTCTCCAATCGTCTTTGCAACCTGTTGTTTACCTATCCAAATTCCTACTCCACATAAAGTAATAAACGGAATAATTAATAGTAAAAAGAACGGGGTATGCCAAGATAAAGACAGAATAATTCCACCCTCATCTCCTGCTGAAAAACCAAGTAAATGATAGCTTAATAGTGTAGAAGTTGTGCTAGCATAAAAATCTGGTAACATTTTTAAATCACTAGCAAATTCATGGAATATCTTTTCCATCATTTCTGAAAATACTAAACTGCCAATCCACCCTACAAGTAACATAAGAATGCTCGCGATAGCTCCGCCGATTATACCTGTTCTTAAGCCACCTTTATGTAAGGCTAATCCCACCTTAGAACCATTTTCCATACTAGGTAACTTTGCGATATGTTCTTTTTTCGTTACGGCAAATAAAGAATGACCACACGTTTGACAGTACAGATTATGCTGGGCATTTTCATTCCCGCAGCCGCGGCAATATTTGGATTTATCTTGCTCAAGAACGACTGCATCTGAAGCTGCCACCATCATACTTCCTTCGCTAGGACAGTAATTCACTTCTTCACCATGTTGATTCCCACACATGCGACAGTACACTTTAATCACTCCCTACCTTTCTTAACTCCACAAACGGGACAAAAGATGGAGTTTTTTGCTATGTGCTCGTTACATGACACACATGCTACCTTTTCAACACTACTCTCTACCGCTAGCATTGGATTTGGTTTTCCACATGTGCCACAAAACTTATCACTTATTGATAGAGAACCACCACATTCACATGTTGCTTTCTCTCCTTGTTGTTTTTGCAGTTCAACAATTCGTTTTCGTGCTTGATAAATTGCAACATCGAAATGTTGAATTGGAGCGACTAACTTCTTTAATGGTTCTTCCTTCACTCCAGTGTCTCGAAGCTGAACATACACCCTTTGGCCAAGTTCTAATAAAACTTCTGTTTTCTTATGGAGCTGCACTTGTATTTCCTTGTTCAATTGCGCAATTTCCTGTGCAATCTGCAGCTTCATCTTTCCTTGTTCAATGCCTTCTTGCAACTTATTCATACCGCTTCCTAATTTCGTCTGCAAGTCTGACAAACCAATCCCCTCCCAAACGGAAAAATTCATATATTTTACCAAATATATATTTCCGTGCTTTTCTAATTATGTACGAAGAAATTCATTTTTTCTGTTTTCACTGCTTTTTGTTTATAATGGTAAAGGAAAGAAATCTTTTGTACGGAGGAAAATTATGCTGCAACATTCAATTACGAAAGATGAGATTATGATGATCGCCAATGAATTTGTACAGGGACTTGATCCGCAGCAAGCAGCCGATCAAGAGCATGTCGCCAATGCACGCCAATTGTACCGCAGTGGTTTCGTCTATAACGTTGATTTCGACGGCTATACATTATCAGGAACCGTAGATGCGAATGGAAATGTATATAGCGTCCATATTCCCATTCGCAATGTCGCAGAAAGCTATTGCGATTGTTTTGCGCCGACGCAGTGTGAGCATATGCTCGCTGTATTATTGTCTGCAGCTTCTAGC
This region includes:
- a CDS encoding zinc ribbon domain-containing protein, whose product is MYCRMCGNQHGEEVNYCPSEGSMMVAASDAVVLEQDKSKYCRGCGNENAQHNLYCQTCGHSLFAVTKKEHIAKLPSMENGSKVGLALHKGGLRTGIIGGAIASILMLLVGWIGSLVFSEMMEKIFHEFASDLKMLPDFYASTTSTLLSYHLLGFSAGDEGGIILSLSWHTPFFLLLIIPFITLCGVGIWIGKQQVAKTIGEQIVTAATVGIIYGLFLFVISFIASKSVAIPEIGTVTVGYSSFKSLLSGFMYGTLFSLFGLIAHTGRNNIADVFQELLPYGASLYYGMAAMVKGFLLTAVIFCVTTLVALSDGAKPLDDLAPTTSQRALIALQLTPNVWSMTHLAPVEIKIPELQKELSKISTTGDKSVMEFSFVSGMSVGGVGIKDILIAEGAPPLVMESFDEINSKFHLGLLLLIIPFFFMFRVGQKLAKMPSSNMYVTLAVCSGAYTIMMIMMNILSEIQIDIKGNATELFGMSGTMLSMQNSFMYLILGSFILTYAAAFVGMKLAKK
- a CDS encoding zinc ribbon domain-containing protein translates to MSDLQTKLGSGMNKLQEGIEQGKMKLQIAQEIAQLNKEIQVQLHKKTEVLLELGQRVYVQLRDTGVKEEPLKKLVAPIQHFDVAIYQARKRIVELQKQQGEKATCECGGSLSISDKFCGTCGKPNPMLAVESSVEKVACVSCNEHIAKNSIFCPVCGVKKGRE